One segment of [Limnothrix rosea] IAM M-220 DNA contains the following:
- a CDS encoding DUF2997 domain-containing protein gives MNMETLEFIIYPDGRVKEKVTGIVGASCQEVTAAIEKELGIVMSTEKTSDYYAQSVEQSAETTNSVQSSW, from the coding sequence ATGAACATGGAGACATTAGAATTCATCATCTACCCCGACGGTCGAGTCAAAGAGAAAGTCACGGGTATCGTCGGCGCTTCGTGTCAAGAGGTTACTGCTGCAATTGAAAAAGAGTTGGGCATCGTAATGTCCACCGAAAAAACATCTGACTATTATGCCCAGTCGGTTGAACAGTCCGCTGAAACAACCAATTCTGTGCAAAGTAGTTGGTAA
- a CDS encoding ferredoxin: MTFDPAPQRSGQEPELGGFLRNNDERSGFEPELGGFLRQKGVYVDETTCIGCKHCAHTAPNTFYIEEEHGRARVFRQDGDAEDIIQEAADTCPVDCIHWLDYTVVQEKETARKYQVVRPLGLPQEGASQGSLHNQSSTKFP; the protein is encoded by the coding sequence ATGACCTTTGATCCTGCCCCCCAGCGTTCTGGTCAAGAGCCAGAGTTGGGGGGATTTCTGAGAAATAATGATGAGCGGTCTGGTTTTGAGCCAGAGCTTGGTGGTTTTTTACGCCAAAAAGGTGTTTATGTTGATGAAACAACCTGCATTGGCTGTAAGCATTGTGCCCATACGGCTCCTAATACTTTCTATATAGAGGAAGAGCATGGTCGGGCTAGGGTTTTTCGTCAAGATGGTGATGCTGAGGATATCATCCAAGAAGCTGCGGACACTTGTCCGGTAGATTGTATCCATTGGCTGGATTACACCGTCGTGCAAGAGAAAGAGACGGCAAGGAAGTATCAGGTTGTGCGTCCCCTAGGATTGCCTCAGGAAGGGGCAAGTCAGGGTAGTTTGCATAATCAGTCATCGACGAAATTTCCTTAG
- a CDS encoding DUF697 domain-containing protein translates to MSNKTEATAIIKSHVIWAMGGGLIPIPLVDFAAVTAIQLEMIQQLAQLYGVNYSRSMGKTFVSALTGTTLARLGASFIKAIPGIGSVIGGASMSITSGASTYAVGQVVINHFETGGSLSDFVEEKVKSAYDSAFEKGKGYVSDLEKEEGDKAADIYQTLEKLGQLKEQGVLTEEEFQTKKAELLSRI, encoded by the coding sequence ATGAGTAACAAAACCGAGGCAACGGCCATCATTAAATCCCACGTTATCTGGGCGATGGGCGGTGGTCTGATTCCCATTCCCCTAGTAGATTTTGCGGCTGTAACAGCCATTCAATTAGAAATGATCCAGCAGCTCGCCCAACTCTATGGTGTTAACTACTCGCGCAGTATGGGCAAAACCTTTGTCTCAGCGCTAACGGGGACGACCTTAGCTCGTTTAGGCGCTAGTTTTATTAAGGCGATTCCGGGAATTGGGTCGGTGATCGGCGGTGCGTCCATGTCCATCACCTCTGGTGCTTCCACCTACGCGGTGGGGCAAGTGGTGATTAATCATTTTGAGACGGGCGGTTCCCTCTCTGATTTTGTCGAAGAAAAAGTAAAATCAGCCTATGATAGTGCTTTCGAAAAAGGAAAAGGCTATGTTTCAGACCTCGAAAAGGAAGAGGGTGACAAGGCGGCAGATATTTACCAAACCCTTGAAAAACTAGGCCAGCTCAAGGAACAGGGCGTTCTCACAGAGGAAGAGTTTCAAACAAAAAAGGCGGAATTACTCTCGCGCATTTAA
- a CDS encoding DNA polymerase III subunit alpha, protein MSFVGLHIHSDYSLLDGASQIKPLVQRAQELNMPAIALTDHGVMYGAIELLKTCRGKGIKPIIGNEMYVINADIQDKLQSNGKLKRHKKYHQVVLAKNTQGYKNLVKLTTISHLEGYQGRGIFARPCINKELIEKHHEGLIMTSACLGGEVPQCILKGDYQRAYDVAKWYQDLLGDDYYLEIQDHGSQEDRIVNVAIVKIARKLGIKIIATNDSHYISCYDVEAHDALLCIQTSKLITEDKRLRYSGTEYMKSADEMRMLFQDHLDPEVIEEAIANTLEVAEKVQPYKILGEPRIPDYPIPSGHTADSYLEEVTWEGLKERMKCKTRGEVDPTYKERLEYELKMMQRMGFSTYFLVVWDYIKYARDHDIPVGPGRGSAAGSLVAYALGITNIDPIHHTLLFERFLNPERKSMPDVDTDFCIERRQEMIEYVTKKYGKERVAQIITFNKMTSKAVLKDVARVLDIPYAESDEMAKMIPVARGKPTKLKVMISDDTPEPEFKRRYDTDPAVRRWLDMAIRIEGTNKTFGVHAAGVVISSDPLDEAVPLQRNNEGAVITQYYMEDVEAMGLLKMDFLGLRNLTTIKKTADLVKEHRNVELDLDQLPLDERRALEILAKGTAKKLPPDIKNTHGLFEEGQLAGIFQLESDGMKKIVQDLKPSGIEDISSILALYRPGPLDAGLIPIFIDRKHGREEIRYQHELLQPILNETYGVLVYQEQIMKMAQDLAGYSLGEADLLRRAMGKKKIAEMKKHEVKFIDGAAKNGVPQEVSKDLFDQMVKFAEYCLAGDTPLVTVEYGVLPIQEIVERELMCHVYSVDQNGLVYTQPIEQWHQRGDRLMFEYELENGSIIRATPDHKFLTADGQMVAIDEIFQRSLELADYSNLAVPKLISAA, encoded by the coding sequence ATGTCCTTTGTTGGTCTGCATATTCATAGCGATTATTCTCTGCTCGATGGCGCGTCCCAAATTAAGCCCCTAGTACAACGTGCCCAAGAGCTGAATATGCCGGCGATCGCCTTGACAGATCATGGCGTGATGTATGGCGCAATTGAGCTGCTGAAGACTTGCCGTGGCAAAGGCATTAAGCCCATTATCGGTAACGAGATGTATGTGATCAACGCAGACATCCAAGACAAATTGCAGAGCAACGGTAAATTAAAACGCCACAAAAAATATCATCAAGTTGTTCTCGCAAAAAATACCCAAGGCTACAAAAATCTCGTTAAACTCACCACCATTTCCCACCTTGAGGGCTACCAAGGGAGAGGCATTTTCGCCCGTCCCTGCATTAATAAAGAACTCATCGAAAAGCACCATGAAGGTCTAATCATGACCAGTGCTTGCCTTGGTGGCGAAGTTCCCCAGTGTATCCTTAAGGGCGATTACCAACGCGCCTACGATGTGGCGAAATGGTATCAAGATCTGCTGGGAGATGATTATTATCTCGAAATCCAAGACCATGGCTCCCAAGAAGACCGCATCGTCAATGTGGCGATCGTCAAAATTGCCCGTAAACTCGGCATTAAAATCATTGCGACCAATGACTCCCACTACATTTCTTGCTACGACGTTGAAGCCCACGATGCCCTACTCTGTATCCAAACCTCTAAGCTAATCACAGAGGATAAACGTCTCCGGTATAGCGGCACAGAATACATGAAGTCCGCCGATGAGATGCGCATGCTTTTTCAAGATCACCTCGACCCCGAAGTCATCGAAGAGGCGATCGCCAACACCCTAGAAGTCGCCGAAAAAGTCCAGCCTTACAAAATTCTTGGGGAACCCCGCATTCCCGATTACCCGATTCCCAGTGGTCACACCGCCGATAGCTACCTCGAAGAGGTGACTTGGGAAGGACTCAAGGAGCGCATGAAATGTAAGACCCGTGGCGAAGTTGACCCCACCTACAAGGAGCGCCTTGAATACGAACTAAAAATGATGCAACGGATGGGATTCTCTACCTATTTCCTCGTGGTGTGGGATTACATTAAATACGCTCGCGACCATGACATTCCCGTGGGTCCCGGACGAGGTTCTGCTGCGGGTTCCCTTGTCGCCTACGCCCTCGGTATTACCAATATTGACCCCATTCACCACACCCTACTATTCGAACGTTTCCTCAATCCTGAACGAAAATCAATGCCTGATGTGGACACCGATTTTTGCATTGAGCGGCGACAGGAAATGATCGAATACGTCACCAAAAAATATGGCAAAGAACGGGTGGCGCAGATTATTACCTTTAATAAAATGACCTCAAAAGCCGTCCTCAAGGATGTAGCGCGGGTGCTAGATATTCCCTACGCCGAGTCCGATGAAATGGCGAAAATGATTCCCGTCGCCCGAGGGAAACCGACAAAACTAAAAGTGATGATTTCCGACGATACACCGGAACCAGAATTTAAGCGGCGCTACGATACAGATCCGGCTGTGCGACGGTGGCTAGACATGGCGATCCGCATCGAGGGAACCAACAAAACCTTTGGGGTTCACGCTGCTGGCGTAGTCATTTCCTCCGACCCCCTCGACGAAGCTGTTCCCCTACAGCGCAACAATGAAGGGGCGGTGATCACGCAATACTACATGGAAGATGTGGAGGCGATGGGTCTCCTGAAAATGGACTTTTTAGGACTGCGGAATCTCACCACCATTAAAAAAACGGCTGACCTTGTTAAAGAGCACCGCAATGTTGAATTAGACCTCGATCAGCTGCCCCTTGATGAACGGCGCGCTCTAGAAATTTTGGCGAAGGGTACAGCAAAAAAATTACCTCCAGATATTAAAAATACCCACGGTTTGTTTGAAGAGGGTCAGCTGGCCGGGATTTTCCAGCTGGAATCCGACGGCATGAAAAAGATTGTGCAGGATTTGAAACCGTCAGGTATTGAGGATATTTCATCAATTTTGGCGCTCTATCGTCCGGGGCCATTGGACGCGGGATTAATCCCTATTTTCATTGACCGTAAACATGGCCGCGAAGAAATCCGTTATCAACACGAACTGTTGCAGCCGATTTTGAATGAAACTTACGGTGTGCTGGTTTACCAAGAGCAAATCATGAAAATGGCGCAGGATTTGGCGGGTTATTCCCTTGGTGAGGCGGATCTATTGCGGCGGGCGATGGGTAAAAAGAAAATTGCTGAGATGAAAAAGCACGAGGTTAAATTCATTGACGGCGCGGCAAAAAATGGTGTGCCTCAGGAAGTCTCGAAAGATCTCTTTGACCAGATGGTGAAATTTGCGGAGTACTGTCTTGCTGGCGATACGCCCCTAGTGACGGTGGAGTACGGGGTTTTGCCAATTCAAGAAATTGTTGAGCGCGAACTAATGTGCCATGTTTATAGCGTTGACCAAAATGGCTTGGTTTACACCCAACCAATTGAACAGTGGCATCAGCGGGGCGATCGCCTGATGTTTGAATACGAACTAGAAAATGGCAGCATTATCCGCGCAACACCAGACCATAAATTCTTAACCGCAGACGGGCAAATGGTGGCAATTGACGAAATTTTCCAGCGAAGTTTGGAATTAGCCGATTACTCAAATTTGGCTGTCCCTAAACTGATATCCGCGGCCTAA
- a CDS encoding sensor histidine kinase, whose product MNANFELDQLEISKTISSVLRHANEDCDDQPISVNQRRRQWRGAIAALERLLQDQDPQKHSAGMVLSSPSPMFCDRQISEHYQQVVFAPKSLQEVAISTLQLTGIVEDCPSTATHSFLEFPIFANDPLHQERFCLVLTPQFSFAMVSADEGGFQFSFDPAVFNELWQMLRWRMALTQPFQFQTIQQLWRQFAPVAPDYRLVSRFSQLMLRSLPDMNLVTATPKTKPVKEKVSVSRDIQPELELLQALTHEIRTPLTTIRTMTKLLLKKKKHLTGDIVKRIETIEQECNEQIRRMELIFRAAELETPSHCREVQLIPTSLEQIFYNGIPLWQKQAQRRNVDLQVILPQTLPHVVSDPAMLDQVLSGLIETFTRRLPSGSEVQIHVSTAGNQLKLEVQSQGIGQKCLEKAIGQLLIFQPETGSLSLNFNVTKNLFHALGGKLRIRQRPSGDDVFTIFLPLGNNISLTV is encoded by the coding sequence ATGAATGCAAATTTTGAACTAGATCAGTTAGAAATCAGTAAGACGATTAGTTCTGTGCTGCGGCATGCAAATGAAGATTGTGATGACCAGCCAATTTCGGTAAATCAGCGTCGTCGCCAGTGGCGTGGGGCGATCGCCGCCCTAGAGAGATTATTACAAGATCAAGATCCCCAAAAACATTCAGCTGGCATGGTGCTCTCAAGTCCTAGCCCAATGTTCTGCGATCGCCAAATTTCGGAGCATTATCAGCAGGTTGTCTTTGCCCCCAAAAGTCTCCAAGAAGTTGCCATTAGTACGCTACAGCTAACGGGCATTGTGGAAGATTGTCCAAGTACTGCGACCCATAGCTTTTTAGAATTTCCCATTTTTGCTAACGATCCGCTGCATCAAGAACGGTTTTGTCTCGTGCTCACGCCGCAGTTTAGTTTTGCCATGGTCTCCGCCGATGAGGGGGGCTTCCAATTTTCCTTTGACCCGGCAGTATTTAATGAATTGTGGCAAATGTTGCGCTGGCGTATGGCGCTTACACAACCCTTTCAATTTCAAACCATTCAGCAATTGTGGCGACAGTTTGCACCCGTTGCGCCGGATTATCGCTTGGTGTCACGTTTTAGTCAGTTGATGCTGCGATCGCTCCCGGATATGAATCTCGTTACGGCCACACCGAAAACCAAACCCGTTAAAGAAAAAGTATCGGTCTCCCGGGATATTCAACCTGAGTTGGAATTGTTGCAAGCCCTGACCCACGAGATTCGGACACCCCTGACAACGATTCGCACCATGACCAAGCTATTACTAAAAAAGAAAAAGCATTTAACAGGAGATATCGTCAAGCGCATTGAAACCATTGAGCAAGAATGCAACGAGCAGATTCGTCGTATGGAGTTAATTTTCCGAGCCGCCGAACTGGAAACGCCTTCCCACTGTCGCGAAGTTCAGCTCATTCCGACTTCCCTCGAGCAAATTTTTTACAATGGTATTCCTCTGTGGCAGAAGCAAGCCCAGCGTCGCAATGTTGATTTGCAAGTGATTTTGCCCCAAACGCTTCCCCATGTGGTGAGTGACCCTGCGATGCTCGACCAAGTGCTTTCTGGCCTGATTGAAACCTTTACTCGACGCTTGCCTTCTGGTTCTGAGGTGCAGATTCATGTGTCGACTGCTGGTAATCAGTTAAAGCTAGAGGTTCAATCCCAAGGGATTGGGCAAAAATGTCTCGAAAAGGCGATCGGACAGTTATTGATTTTCCAGCCTGAAACGGGTAGCCTGAGCCTAAATTTTAATGTTACAAAAAATCTTTTCCATGCCCTAGGTGGTAAGCTGCGCATTCGCCAGCGCCCTTCTGGGGATGATGTTTTTACGATCTTTTTACCCCTCGGCAATAATATTTCTTTAACGGTTTAA
- a CDS encoding COR domain-containing protein yields the protein MSDDRLKTKSKGIFSCDDLTRILDAARYPKERHQYLIELMKEFELSFALDCNPPRFLIPGILPKDEPEDTDLEGDTLEFQYHYRVLPNSIISRFIVKTHEKIHNETYWRSGVMLAYKESDETCNVALIKSDPEDNKIFIAISGKCETRRTFLGLIRDVFNKLHRSFGNLEISEWVPVPDHPKHPPLDYQELLGLEAMGETQVTIGKLRLKLELRKLLDGYEPLQQRQRQTGDYIENQTNYYQYGNGDNVGRDKRL from the coding sequence CTGAGCGACGATCGCCTAAAAACCAAATCCAAGGGAATTTTCAGTTGCGATGACCTTACCCGTATCCTTGATGCAGCCCGCTACCCCAAAGAACGCCATCAGTACCTCATCGAGCTGATGAAAGAGTTTGAACTATCCTTTGCCCTCGACTGCAATCCACCTCGCTTTCTCATTCCCGGCATTCTCCCGAAAGACGAACCAGAAGACACTGACTTAGAAGGCGATACCCTCGAATTTCAGTACCATTACCGCGTTTTGCCTAACAGCATCATTTCGCGATTTATCGTTAAAACTCACGAGAAAATCCATAACGAAACCTATTGGCGTAGTGGTGTGATGCTGGCTTACAAAGAAAGTGACGAAACATGCAATGTTGCCCTTATAAAATCCGATCCAGAAGACAACAAAATCTTTATCGCCATTAGCGGCAAATGCGAAACCCGCCGCACATTTTTAGGTTTAATTCGCGATGTATTCAACAAACTCCATAGAAGCTTCGGCAATCTCGAAATCTCTGAATGGGTTCCAGTTCCTGACCATCCCAAACATCCGCCTCTCGATTACCAAGAACTTTTGGGGTTAGAAGCCATGGGCGAAACCCAAGTCACTATCGGCAAACTGCGCCTAAAACTTGAACTCCGCAAACTCCTTGATGGCTACGAACCCCTCCAACAACGACAGAGACAAACGGGTGACTATATTGAAAACCAAACAAATTATTACCAATATGGCAATGGCGATAACGTTGGACGCGACAAACGTCTATGA
- a CDS encoding DUF1257 domain-containing protein, which translates to MSHFSNIKTKIRNLSSLKAALKGMDIDWKEGPTPVRGYQGQTQTAEVVIEQDNAYDIGFSWNGSEYELVADLQYWQQPLTVDGFLNRLTQGYALHTILDETNKQGFQVSEQQKNEDGSIRLVVQRWS; encoded by the coding sequence ATGTCTCACTTCAGCAACATCAAAACCAAAATCCGTAATCTGTCTTCCCTAAAAGCAGCTCTTAAGGGCATGGACATTGACTGGAAAGAAGGCCCAACACCCGTCCGCGGTTACCAGGGACAAACCCAAACCGCTGAAGTGGTCATCGAGCAAGACAATGCCTATGACATCGGCTTTAGCTGGAATGGCAGCGAGTACGAGCTCGTCGCTGATTTACAGTACTGGCAACAGCCCCTTACGGTAGATGGTTTTCTCAATCGCCTCACCCAAGGCTATGCTCTGCACACCATTCTCGATGAAACCAATAAGCAAGGCTTTCAAGTGAGCGAGCAACAGAAAAACGAAGATGGCTCTATTCGTCTTGTGGTTCAGCGTTGGAGCTAG
- a CDS encoding class I SAM-dependent methyltransferase: MVRILEPEVMDDPAEAIAYDAMDFSDVNQDFANLVVQTYGGETAKVLDLGTGTARIPIFVAQQRPQWQIIATDLAPSMLAVGQKNIEAANVTGQIQLQLADSKQLPFGDRTFDVIMSNSLIHHLPDPLPCFQEMRRLLKPQGVIILRDLFRPTSVAKIDDIIAGVDDADFDPHQLKLFRDSLFAAFTVEEIQAIADQTGLATAKVEQTSERHWTLVFVD; encoded by the coding sequence ATTGTACGTATTTTAGAACCGGAAGTGATGGATGATCCTGCCGAGGCGATCGCCTACGATGCGATGGATTTTTCCGATGTTAACCAAGATTTTGCCAACCTCGTTGTGCAGACCTATGGTGGCGAAACGGCAAAGGTTTTAGATTTAGGGACAGGCACTGCAAGAATTCCGATTTTTGTGGCTCAGCAGCGCCCCCAGTGGCAAATTATTGCAACTGATTTAGCGCCATCAATGTTAGCGGTCGGCCAAAAAAATATTGAAGCGGCTAATGTCACCGGGCAAATTCAGCTACAGCTTGCAGACTCGAAGCAGTTACCGTTCGGCGATCGCACCTTTGACGTGATTATGTCCAATAGCTTAATTCATCATTTGCCAGATCCGCTGCCCTGTTTTCAGGAAATGCGACGATTATTAAAACCCCAAGGCGTTATTATTTTGCGGGATTTATTTCGTCCCACCAGTGTCGCCAAAATTGATGACATTATCGCCGGCGTTGACGACGCAGATTTTGATCCACACCAACTAAAGTTATTTCGAGACTCGTTATTTGCCGCCTTTACCGTTGAAGAAATTCAGGCGATCGCCGACCAAACAGGGTTAGCCACAGCCAAAGTCGAACAAACCTCTGAGCGCCATTGGACATTAGTGTTTGTAGATTAA
- a CDS encoding DUF4926 domain-containing protein: MLTLTELELLDVVALRESLPEQNLFAGQVGTIVEDLAPDVFEVEFSDDEGQTYAMLPLKAEQLIKLHYNSLEPETMTTNINQFGSGDNVAGDKIVQSGGNFGIGVMKGGTVEQGAIVAGQYHESGVDMQEVLKLIASLKETVQFFPQAQQEAVTIEIEDLETEIAKPEEQRKLARVKKYLAALATAGTVAIASLTAANEGFEQIETFVDNANTLANKFDVELAIPPAQQP; this comes from the coding sequence ATGCTGACATTGACCGAACTTGAACTTTTAGATGTTGTAGCTTTGCGCGAATCTCTTCCAGAACAGAACCTGTTTGCGGGGCAAGTGGGCACAATTGTTGAAGATCTTGCACCAGATGTTTTTGAGGTGGAGTTTAGTGATGATGAAGGGCAAACCTACGCCATGCTCCCTTTAAAAGCAGAACAATTAATCAAACTCCATTACAACTCTCTTGAACCTGAAACTATGACTACAAATATCAATCAATTTGGCTCTGGTGATAACGTCGCAGGCGACAAAATCGTTCAAAGTGGCGGCAATTTTGGTATTGGCGTGATGAAAGGCGGCACAGTCGAACAAGGAGCTATTGTTGCAGGTCAATATCATGAATCTGGTGTTGATATGCAAGAAGTTCTGAAACTGATTGCTTCACTAAAGGAGACCGTACAGTTCTTTCCACAGGCACAACAGGAAGCTGTCACCATCGAAATCGAGGATCTTGAAACCGAAATCGCAAAGCCAGAAGAGCAACGCAAACTTGCAAGAGTCAAAAAGTATCTTGCAGCTTTAGCTACTGCCGGAACTGTGGCGATCGCCTCCCTTACTGCTGCCAATGAAGGGTTCGAGCAGATTGAGACTTTTGTCGATAACGCTAATACCCTTGCCAATAAATTTGATGTTGAGCTTGCCATTCCACCAGCCCAACAGCCCTAA
- a CDS encoding CGLD27 family protein produces the protein MNDFQTTFCPVPDEQQPLNEYSQLKESWFFSWGTSEMLIYIRKVAWIWLWATLIVTPIAWASFPLDRYPTKLVLSASLGGMFLLGLVLVRLYLGWRYIRDRLHTENLFYEESGWYDGQIWRKPASVLQRDRLIVSYEIAPILQRILQTSLIVLAIAAACLTALFLL, from the coding sequence ATGAACGATTTTCAAACAACTTTTTGCCCTGTTCCCGATGAGCAACAGCCTCTAAATGAATATAGCCAACTGAAGGAGTCTTGGTTTTTTAGCTGGGGCACAAGCGAAATGTTGATCTATATTCGTAAGGTTGCTTGGATTTGGCTGTGGGCGACTTTAATTGTGACTCCTATTGCTTGGGCAAGTTTTCCCCTAGATCGTTATCCAACGAAGCTCGTTCTTAGTGCCAGCCTCGGTGGTATGTTTTTACTTGGCTTGGTATTAGTACGTTTATACTTGGGTTGGCGTTATATTCGCGATCGCCTCCACACGGAAAATCTTTTCTATGAAGAGTCTGGCTGGTACGACGGCCAAATTTGGCGGAAACCAGCTTCGGTTCTACAACGGGATCGCTTGATTGTGTCCTACGAGATTGCGCCCATTCTCCAGCGGATTTTGCAAACGAGTCTAATTGTTCTGGCGATCGCAGCGGCTTGTTTAACGGCGTTATTTTTACTCTAA
- a CDS encoding asparaginase yields the protein MSRGNRIKSPKLEISLLREGLKESTHLAEAVVCDTKGRVLSVAGDGESSAFIRSALKPFQALAVVGTGSIEHYKLTDKDLAVICSSHKGTKEHARQVFRILWQADLESQVLQCPIPHGKDSALEHNCSGKHAGMLLTCKHCNWSLSSYMEKNHPVQELILNKVAELLKMPPQEFIAAKDDCGVPTYLMQLRQMATLYAHLASGDRLDVERVVRAMTYHPTMVAGKGGFDTELMRLSEGEIVSKSGAEGIQCIGRVGEGLGLAIKVQDGAKRAKYAVALYLLTRLGWISPAVSDTLSEQFLSLSPYKRLDVVGELALV from the coding sequence ATGTCCAGAGGCAATCGCATAAAATCTCCGAAACTTGAAATCAGTCTGCTACGGGAGGGTCTCAAGGAATCGACACACCTTGCCGAAGCGGTGGTGTGTGATACGAAGGGTCGCGTGCTCTCAGTCGCAGGTGATGGCGAAAGCTCTGCCTTTATCCGCTCTGCCCTTAAACCATTCCAAGCCCTTGCAGTGGTTGGCACAGGGAGTATCGAGCATTACAAGCTAACCGATAAGGACTTGGCCGTGATTTGCAGTTCTCACAAGGGTACAAAGGAGCATGCTCGCCAAGTTTTTCGCATTTTATGGCAAGCGGATCTCGAATCTCAGGTTTTACAGTGTCCGATTCCCCACGGCAAAGATAGCGCCCTAGAACACAACTGTTCTGGTAAGCACGCCGGGATGTTGCTCACTTGTAAGCATTGCAATTGGAGCTTGAGTAGCTACATGGAAAAAAATCATCCGGTGCAAGAGTTGATTTTGAATAAGGTGGCGGAACTTTTGAAAATGCCGCCCCAAGAGTTTATTGCGGCGAAGGATGACTGTGGTGTGCCCACTTATCTGATGCAGCTGCGCCAGATGGCAACGCTTTATGCTCACCTCGCATCCGGCGATCGCCTTGATGTAGAACGGGTCGTGAGAGCGATGACCTATCACCCCACAATGGTCGCTGGCAAAGGGGGCTTTGATACGGAGCTAATGCGCCTGTCTGAGGGGGAAATCGTTAGTAAATCCGGTGCAGAGGGTATTCAATGTATCGGTCGCGTGGGCGAAGGTTTAGGCTTAGCCATTAAGGTTCAAGACGGCGCGAAGCGGGCAAAGTACGCCGTGGCGTTATACCTCCTTACTCGTCTCGGTTGGATTTCGCCAGCGGTTTCCGATACACTTTCTGAGCAATTTTTATCCCTCAGTCCCTATAAGCGTCTCGATGTTGTTGGAGAACTGGCGTTGGTTTAA
- a CDS encoding DUF6883 domain-containing protein: MKLPNFQNAFIDIQKLRDYSLNQNHSRGKHKARLFAAILDLQSADADILEEIIRNAINQEEAILGMQDQYGQRYTVDFEITRNQNTAPVRTTWIIRPDEDFPRLTSCFIVRKR; encoded by the coding sequence ATGAAGCTCCCCAATTTCCAAAATGCTTTTATTGATATTCAGAAACTGCGAGACTATAGCCTCAACCAAAATCATTCTCGTGGCAAGCACAAAGCCAGATTATTTGCCGCTATCCTAGATTTACAGAGTGCAGATGCAGACATCTTGGAAGAAATAATTAGAAACGCAATCAACCAAGAAGAAGCGATTCTCGGAATGCAAGACCAATATGGGCAGCGCTATACCGTCGATTTTGAGATTACCCGCAACCAAAACACAGCACCTGTCCGCACCACGTGGATTATTCGACCCGATGAGGACTTTCCTCGACTAACTAGTTGCTTCATTGTGAGGAAACGATAA